GCCAGCGGCTTGCCCGACGAGGCAACCTGTTTATCTGCGTTTCGAAGTTCATTTACGAACGCACGCTTGCGCTTGGTTTTCCGGAAGCGCGGATGGTGCAGCACTACATCGGCGTGGATACGGCGAAGTTCAGCATCCGGCGGGAACACCCCGATCAGCAATACATCCTGCACGTGGCTCGCCTCGTGGAAAAGAAGGGTACTCGCTACCTGATCGAGGCGTTTGGCCAGATCGCAAAACGGCATCCGCAGGCCAAGCTGGTGATCGTCGGGGACGGTCCGTTGCGTGGCGAGTTGCAGCAACTGGTGGCGGCTTGCGGTTTGAGCCACGCCATCGAATTTCTTGGTATGCAGCCGCATGGCGAAGTCCGGCGCTGGATGCAACAGTCTTCCGTGTTTTGCCTACCCAGCGTCACCGCTGCTTCCGGCGATTCCGAAGGGCTGCCGATCGCGTTGCTCGAGGCGGCTTCGTCCGGCCTGCCGGCCGTCGTGACGCGTCACGCTGGCATTCCGGAGGGGGTTCGTGACGGGGAGACCGGCTATATCGTGGAAGAACGAGATGTCAATGGCATGGCCGAGGCGCTCGACAGCCTGCTCGGCGACGCAGGCTTGCGTCAGCGTATGGGGGAGGCAGCCCGGCAATTGGCAGAAACGGAGTTCGATTTGCGCGTTCAGACCGCCAAGCTTGAAATGCTCTACGAGGGGGTGTTGTGAGCCGCAAGCACATTCTGGTCTTGTCCCGCTCCCTACCGTTTCATAGCATCGGCGGCATGCAGGCTGTGGCCTGGGATCTGGTTGGGCAATTCGCCCGCGATGGTTTTCGGGTCACGGTGCTCACAACTGCCATCGAGGGGCGCCAGCAGCCATTCGAGGGCGATGGCGCAACCGTGGTGCCGCTGTCTGCCGCGCCTGCGGAAAAATATGGCGCTGCCTGGTGGAAGGCATCACGCCAGTATGTAAGCGAGCAGCTCGGGTCGGTCGATGCCGTGCTGAGTATCAGTGCGGCAGCGGCCGGCTTGTTGCCGCTCAAGTCTGCCATGCCAGATACCCGTTTCGTGTTTCAAGCCCACGGGACCTCGCTCGGAGAATTTGTTTCCAAATGGCGTTCCGGCAATCCGGTGCAATGGGCAAAGTCGGTCAAGAATCTCTACTGGATGGCGAAGGATGCTGCCATTTATCGCGGCTTTGATCGCTTCGTGCTGGTCGGCGATGTGATTCGCCAGCAGTTCGACGCCTGGCCCTTGAACTGGATGGTGAGCGGTAAGCCGTATGAGGTGATTCGCAACGGTATCGATACCAGCGTCTTCCGTCCCGATCAGATCTCCCGCGCCCGTGTGCGCGAGGAGTCGGGCTGGGTGGGCGAGGACAAGGTGATTGCCTATGCCGCACGCCTGCATCCGCAAAAAGGCGGGGAGTGGGCCTTGCGTGGTTTTGCCCAGCTCCGGCAAAAAGAGGCCAAGGCCAAGCTGTTGATGATCGGTGACGGCCCTGACCGTACCCGGCTTGAGCAACTAGCCCAGCAACTGGGGTTGAACGGTGCGGTTCGCTTTACTGGCGCCGTGCAGCGAGAACAGATTCCAGCCTTGCTCGCTGCGGGCGATGCATTCGTGTTTCCTACCGTGCGTCAGGAGGGCTTACCGCTCAATGTGTTGGAAGCGCTCGCGGTTGGCCTGCCTTGCGTCGTGTCCGATCTGACCAGGGGGGTGTTCGACGATAAGCTGCCGATCCGCTATGTCAAGGCGGAAGACAGTGCCGCCATGGCGGCGCAGCTGCATTCGGCCGTAAATGGCCGTCGTGCTTCCGCTTCGCTGCTGCTGCCCGATTACACCCTGGCACTCTGCGCCCAGCGCTACTACGAACAGCTAGGTGTGGCGTGACGGCGGCCGAGATGAGTGCGTCCGGGCAGAAGACCGGCATGTTCAGCCTGGTCAGGGCATTGCTGCTAGGGGGCATGGTAGGCAAGGTACTTAGTATCGGGCGTGAGCTGCTGGCAGCCTGGCTGTTCGGTACCGGCGTGGTGGCCGCTGCCTTCCGGCTGGCCCAGGCCGCCATGTTGATCCCCGTGCACTATGTGGTGTCCGAGGCGTTGAATGCCGGCTTTATTCCAACATACAGCCGTTTGTTGCAAGAGGCACCGGAGAAGGCGCATGAACTGCTCGATGCCCTACGCTGGGTCCTCCTGTGGTTCGCCCTGTGTGCCGCACTGCTGCTGGCGGTTGGCGCATCGCTATGGGTCAGCCTGCTGGCGCCAGGGTTCAGCGCCGCCGCTCACGCGATGGCTGTCGACCTGTTGCGGGTCTTTTCGGTGGCGATCCCGGCCTACGTGCTGACCGGCCTGTATGCCAGCGTCGAGATGGCTCACGGCGGCGGGCAGCTCGCCGCATCACGTGCCTCCATCCAGAGCGTCGGGCTGATTGCCGGCAGTTTGCTGGCATTCGGCCTTGGCCAGCCGATCTGGATTGCGGCAGGGTTCTCCTGTGCCTACGTTGTGTTGACGTTCTGGGGCAAGCGCATTCTCATGCGCCACGACATCGCCTTGCCGTTTCGCTGGCGCCTTGCTGATGGCGGATGGGCCATCCTGCGTGGATTCGGCCGCACCATGCGGCCCTTGCTGCTGATCCCCGTCTTGCTGCAAATCCATTTCAGCACCGAGCGTATCGTTGCGTCGCTGATTGGCGATCAGGTCGTGGCCGCGCTCGACTACGCCAAGTTCATTTCCGAAACAGCCGTGCTGCTATTGGCTGTTCCGTTTGGCCTGGCCGGCCTGGCCGGGTTTGCTCGGGAGGACGAGGCGGCGTTCCGCCGCAAGGCCGGCAGCGTGCTGTTGACGCTGATCCTTGTCTCCTTGCCGATTTCGGCGGTGGTATTGGCCAGCGCCGAGCCTATCCTGCGCTTGCTGTTCATGCGTGGCGCATTTGACGAAGGCTCGCTGCACACCACGCAGCTGATCCTGACTGGGCTTGGCATCGGTCTGTGGGCTCAAGTGGCGGGATACGCGCTGGTCAAGTTTCTCAACGCCCGCATGCGCAATCGCGAGGCCGTTGCCATCGTGGCCGTGGCGCTGACGTCGAACGTCTCATTCAATCTGTTGGCCTATCGCTGGCTCGGCCCTGCCGCGCTCGGTGTCGGTGCCTCGCTCTACGGCTTGCTGCTGCTTGGCCTCGGCGTCTGGCGCCTGAAGATTGCCGGCGTGCTGGCGAAACCGCTTGGCTTGCTGATTCTGCTTGCGGGAAGCTATCTGGCGCTGGTCCATTGGCTGATTCCGCTGGCGGCCAGGCAGCTTGTGCCGGCCATGCTCTGCGCGCTGTGTTTCTGGGGGGCTGCGCTGCTGCTGATCCCCCTCTTGCGGCGCCAAGTCTTGGAGATTTTCGACATGATTAGGAGACGGGCATGAAGCGCGAAGACATCGTTCTGCTCTCGACTGCGGATTGGGACAATCCATTCTGGACCAACAAGCAGCATGTTGCCGTCGAGCTCGCCCGACGCGGCCATAAGGTGCTGTACATCGATTCGCTTGGCCTGCGCAGGCCCTCCGCCAGCGCCCAGGACCTGAAGCGCATTTTCCGGCGTCTCAAGAAGTCGCTGCGGCCACCGCAAGCCGTGCGCGAGAACATCTGGGTGTGGTCGCCGCTGGTCATACCGTTCCAGCGTTATGGTTTCATCCGCTCGCTCAATCGGGTGCTGCTCAACGGTGGCTTGCGGTTATGGATGAAGTGGCTCGGCATCAAGCCACAAATCTTCTGGACCTACAACCCGATGACGCCACGACTGATCAGCGACAAGGGTTTTACAAAATCCATCTATCACTGCGTAGACGAGATCAAGGCGCAGCCGGGCATGCCTACAGAAGAGATCGAGGCCGCCGAGCATGAGCTGGTACGCGGCGTGGACCTGTGCTTCGTCACGGCAGAACACCTGCTGGAAACGCGCAAGGCGCTCAATCCGCGCACCTATTACTTTTCCAACGTCGCCGACTACGAGCACTTTGCCGCTGCGCGTGACTCGACCACACCCTTGCCCGCCGATCTGGCTGCAATCAAGGGGCCGCGCATCGGCTTCATCGGCGCGATCAGCGGCTACAAGATGGACTTCAAGCTGGTGCGCGCGGTAGCGGAAATGCACCCGGAATGGTCGCTCGTGCTGATTGGCAAGGTGGGAGAGGGCGACCCGTGGACCGACCCAAGCATTCTGGAAGGGCTACCGAACCTGCATCTGATCGGCCCGCGAGACTATGACAGCCTGCCAGCCTATCTCAAGGGTTTCGACGTGGCCATCCTGCCAGCCGCGTTGAATGAGTACACCAAGTCCATGTTCCCCATGAAATTTTTTGAGTACTTGGCGGCGGGTAAGCCGGTCGTGTCGACAAGGCTGCATGCCTTGCAAGGTTATGAACATGTTGCCTATCTGGCAGACGATGCCCGGGACTTTGCTGTTGGCATTGAACAAGCTTTGGGGGGCCGGACGGCAAGCGTCGACGAACGGCTCGATGTGGCAAAAGAACAGACTTATGAAAAACGCACAGAGCGCATGATGAAGCTCGTGGCTGAGCATGTTTAGTGTATGAGTATTCTAAAATTTTTCCAGCCGAAATTCCTCTTTGCATTAGCTAGGTCTTTGTGGATTAAAGCAAAGTATGGGCGTGATGTAAGGTTTAATTTATTTAAGGTGTACTTTGGTAAGAATTTCGATATCAGAGTTGTCGGTGGCGGTACTTTAGAAATAGAAACTTCAAATGGCCGCGTCTATTTTGATGATAATTGCAGGGTGATGTGCTCTGGCGGAAAGCTAAGAATCCAGTCTGGAACATTTTTTAACACAGGGTGCATAATTAATGTTCATGAACAAGTAGATATTGGCGCCGATTGTATGTTTGGACCAAGTGTCGCTTTATTTGATTCTGATCATGCATATTCAGAAAGAAATAAGAAATTCAAAGATCAAGGGTATATTAAAGCTAAGGTTGTGATCGGAGAAAATTGTTGGGTTGGAGCCAATACTGTAATTACCAAGGGTGTAAAAATCGAGAGTAATGTAATTGTTGGTGCTAACTCCGTTGTGACGAAACCTCTGGCTAGTCGCTCCATATATGCTGGTAACCCAGCCAGATTAATAAAAAATATCTGGGCTGATGATGGTGATAACAGGCTGAGCACGTGATTTTCTAGCGTTGTTTTTGCTTTAAAAATTGATGGTGTTATTGTAGGGGGTTGCTGTTGAAAATCGCGATTGTTCATGATTGGTTGACCGGTGTCGGTGGTGGTGAGCGCGTACTTGAGCAGATGCTGGAGTGCTTTCCGGATGCTGACGTATTCACACTGATCGATGTACTTGAAGAAAAGGATCGCTGGATCGTCAAGAACAAGCCCGTCAAAACCTCGTTCATTCAGCATCTGCCATTCGCAAAACGCCTTTACCGCAATTATCTGATGTTTATGCCGTTGGCGATCGAGCAGCTCGATGTCACGCAATACGATGTCGTGCTCAGTAGCTGCCATGCGGTATCGAAGGGCGTGATGACCGGCCCCAATCAGGTGCATGTTTCCTATGTGCATAGTCCGATCCGCTATGCCTGGGATTTGCAGCACCAGTATTTGCAGGAGGCGGGGTTGACCCGGGGGCTGAAGTCCTGGATTGCGCGCAAGATGCTGCACTACATCCGTATGTGGGATTACCGCACCGGTAGTGGTGTCGATAACTACATTGCCAATTCCCGTTTCATCGGCCGCCGCATCAAGAAGGTATATGGCAGGGATAGCGAGGTGATCTATCCACCGGTCGATACCAGTGCCTTCACGCTCAAGGAACAGAAGGAAGACTTCTACCTGACGGCGTCACGCATGGTGCCTTACAAGAAAATTCCGCTGATCGTCGAGGCGTTCAGCAAGATGCCAGATAAGAAGCTCGTCGTCATCGGTGCCGGACCGGAGTTTGATCAGGTAAAGGCCGTTGCAGGCCCGAATGTTTCGGTGCTTGGCTATCAGCCGTTCGAGGTACTCAAGGACCACATGCAGCGGGCAAAGGCATTTGTCTTTGCCGCGGAAGAGGATTTTGGCATTACGCCAGTCGAGGCGCTGGCATGCGGCACGCCGGTCATTGCTTACGGCAAGGGCGGGGTGACTGAATCGGTTCGCGGCCTGGGGGCGGATAAGCCGACAGGTGTATTTTTCCCGGAGCAGACGATCGATGCGATTGTCGAGGCGATCGCCGTGTTCGAGCGTGAGGGGGCATCTATTTTGCCAGCCAATTGCCGAGAACGTGCATTGCTTTTCTCTCCTGAGGTATTCCGCCGGCAATTGGTTGAAAAGGTAAACATGGCTATCGAAGCTCGTCAGAAAGAAATTCTTGCGGAATAACTAAAGGCCGGGATTTACCTTGTTTTGGTGAATGTATCTGTCTTAGTTAAAGCGTCTGATGATTATGCTTTCCTGAGTAAAAAGCCTTTATGAGTGGATGGAGCACGCCTTGCTCAAATGGCGCTCGCCCAGTATGTATTTCAGATCGCTGATTTAATAATCGCTTGCAAGATCTTCCGCCCGCATGGTTTGTGTGCTTGCGATGGTGGTGAGCTATTTTGTGGCTGGATGTCGATCGTGACGACATCAGGTCTAACTATTTGAATTGTTAGTAATTGGATGTGGACGCCATGAAAATTACAATCGTTGGTACGGGGTATGTTGGTCTGGTAACAGGCACCTGCCTGGCCGATGTCGGCAATGATGTCCTGTGTTTGGATGTCGATCCGAAGAAAATCGAAACGCTCAACAACGGCGGTATTCCGATCTATGAGCCGGGCCTCGAGGAGCTGGTCAAGCGCAATGCCGCGGCTGGCCGTCTGCGCTTCACCACCAATGTGGAAGAGGCCGTGGCCCATGGCACGATCCAGTTCATCGCGGTGGGCACGCCGCCTGACGAGGATGGTTCCGCCGACCTGCAATATGTGGTGGCTGCCGCACGTAATATCGGCCGCTACATGAATGAGTACAAAGTGGTCGTGGACAAGTCCACGGTGCCGGTGGGCACGGCCGACAAGGTGCAGGCCGCAATCCAGGACGAGCTCGACAAGCGCGGCCTGCGTCAGAGCTTCAGCGTGGTGTCGAACCCGGAATTCCTGAAGGAGGGCGCTGCGGTCGAGGATTTCATGCGTCCCGATCGCATCGTGGTCGGCGCCGAGGACAATACCGCACGCGACCTGATGCGCTCGATCTATGCGCCTTTCCAGCGCAATCACGAACGCCTGATCTTCATGGACGTGCGTTCCGCCGAGCTGACCAAGTACGCGGCCAACGCGATGCTGGCGACGCGCATTTCGTTCATGAACGAGCTGGCGAACCTGTCCGAAAAGCTGGGTGCCGACATCGAGCTGGTGCGCCAGGGGATTGGTTCCGATCCGCGTATCGGCTTCCACTTCCTGTATCCGGGCGCCGGTTACGGCGGCTCGTGCTTCCCCAAGGATGTGCAGGCGCTGCAGCGCACCGCGACCGATTACGGCATGAATCTGGAAGTGCTGGAGGCGGTGGAGCGCGCCAACGAGCGCCAGAAGAGCGTGCTGATCGACAAGGTGGTCAAGCGCTTCGGCGAAGACCTGGCGGGGCGCCGTTTCGGCCTGTGGGGCCTGGCGTTCAAGCCCAATACCGACGATATGCGCGAGGCGCCGAGCCGCGTCATCATCGATGAGCTGGTCAAGCGTGGCGCAACCGTGGTGGCCTACGACCCGGTGGCGATCCACGAGGCCCGCCGCGCCATCGGTGAGCTGGCTGGCCTGCACTATGCCGATAGCCCGGCCAAGGCGATCGAGGGGGCCGATGCGCTGGTGATCGTGACCGAGTGGAAGGAATTCCGCAGCCCGGATTTCGACCGCATCCGCGGCACGCTCAAGCAGCCCGTGATCATCGACGGCCGCAATCTGTACGCACCGGATGTGATGGCCAAGGCGGGCTTTGAGTATTACCCGATTGGGCGGCAGCAGGTGTCGGCTCTCCAGTAAGTCGTAAACGGAAGTGATGGGATTCGGCGCCAGGCGCCAGAGTCCAGGCAGGAGTACGGTGCGGCAGCGGTAAATTCACGCCAGTTGATCGCTGTACACGCACGATTGCTTCGAGAGTATGCTAAAAGCATTGGTGACGTCTTGGTGGTATGGTGACGTCATGCCAAATTAATAATGAGAGTTAACAGTGAACGTATTGATTATTGGGGGCGCGGGCTATATCGGTTCGCACATGGTGGCGCTACTTGCTGAGCATGGCGCTGATGTCACAACTTTCGACAATCTTTCCAGCGGCTATCGCGATTCGGTTATTGCCGGTGAATTCGTTCACGGTGACCTGGCTGACCCCTATGCGATCGATGCGGTCCTGGCCAGGAAGCGTTTTGATGCGGTAATGCATTTTGCTTCGTACATCCAGGTGGGCGAGTCGGTGCGCAATCCCGCCATCTATTACCGCAACAATGTGGCCAATACGCTCAACCTGTTGCAGTCGATGGTGGCCCATGACGTTAAGCGCTTCATTTTCTCGTCGACTGCTGCCGTATTCGGCGTTCCGCAGACTGACCTGATTGACGAGGAGCACGTCAAGGCGCCGATCAATCCCTATGGCGCTTCCAAACTCATGGTGGAGCGCATGCTGGCGGATTTCGACGTGGCTTACGGCCTGAAATCCGTCGCCTTGCGTTATTTCAATGCTGCTGGTGCCGACCCTCAGGCTCGCATTGGCGAGCGCCACGAGCCGGAGACCCACCTGATTCCGCTGGTATTGCAGGCGGCATCCGGTTATCGCCCGAACATTTCGGTGTTTGGCCGCGATTACCAGACGGCAGACGGCACCTGCATTCGCGACTACATCCATGTGCGCGATCTGGCTGATGCACATCGCCTGGCGATTGAGCATCTGCTGCACACTGGCAGCAGCGAGCAGTTCAATTTGGGCAATGGCAACGGCTATTCGGTCGCCGAGGTGATCGAGGTTGCCAGACGAGTAACTGGCCGGACGATCGAGGTTGTGGATGGTCCCCGCCGCGAGGGTGACCCAGCAAAGCTGGTTGCAAATTCCACCAAGGCGAAGGCGGTGTTGGGATGGAATCCGCAGTTTGCCGACCTGGAAACCATCGTGAAGCATGCCTGGGCCTGGGAACAACGCCAGCTTGAGGCGCGGAAGGGGTAAGCCATGACAGATAAGTCCTCACAAATTCTGTTCCGCTCAGACCCGAACGCTAAGGAACTGGTCAAATGGCTGGTGGAGCCGGCCGTGGCCGTGGTCTGCTGGGTGGGTGCGGCGAAAATCTTTGGCCAGCCGCTGGGGTCGGATGATTTCGTGGCCTGCCTGCTGATGTTCCTGCTGACATTCCCGGGGCGCTGGACCAACAAGGTCGACGTGGGGGCGATAATCGATCTGTATGCGAACTGGTTGTTCGTGGCCGGCCTCTTGGTGTTGCTTGGTGTTGCTACCGACTACATACACAACTTCGAGCCCAGGGCCATCATGTTATGGGGCGGGGCAACTCCGCTGATCATGGCCATGGCCTATCAAATCGTCGGCCAGGTTTTTGATTGGGTCTATCAGGATGAGTCGTCAGTTGCGCGTGCCGTTGTGGTTGGCTACAACGAAACCGGCCGTCGCCTGGCGGGTAATTTCGAAGGGGATAGCAGTCTCGGCATGCGTTTGCTGGGGGTGTTTGACGACCGTTCCGTCGAACGCCTCGGTGAGACGCCGCCGGTCCCGATGCTTGGTGGGCTTGGCAACGTTGCCAGCTATGTCAAGGAGCACCAGGTTTCCCGCATCTACATCGCGCTGCCGATGGCTTCCCAGCCTCGCATCTTGAAGTTGCTCGATGATTTGCGCGACACCACCGCGTCGATCTATTTCGTGCCTGATTATTTTGTGTTCGACCTGATCCAGGCTCGACTCGACCGGGTCAAGGATATTCCGGTGGTCGCCGTGTGTGAGACCCCGTTCTACGGGATGAATCAGTTCCTCAAGCGCTGCTCGGATATTCTCCTGTCGTCGCTGATCTTGCTGGGTATCTCCCCGATCATGCTGTTGACGGCGCTCGCCATCAAGCTGGAATCGAAGGGACCGGTGTTCTTCAATCAGCGCCGTTATGGTCTCGATGGGCGCGACATCATGGTCTACAAGTTCCGCTCGATGTCCGTCATGGAAGATGGAGATCAGGTGTACAAACAGGTCACTCGCAACGATAGCCGCGTAACACGAGTCGGTGCATTCATTCGCAAGACCTCGATCGACGAACTGCCGCAATTCCTCAATGTGCTGCAGGGCCGGATGAGCATTGTCGGCCCAAGGCCGCACGCCGTCGCGGTCAACGAGCAGTATCGCAAGCTGATCCCCGGCTATATGGTTCGCCACAAGGTCAAGCCCGGCATTACTGGTTGGGCACAGGTCAACGGCTATCGTGGCGGGGACGATCTTGAGCACATGACGAAGCGTGTCGAGTTCGACCTGGAATATCTGCGCAACTGGAGCCTGCGTCTGGATATCGCCATCATCATGCGTACCGTGCTGCTGGTGTTCAAGGATGCCCGTGCATATTGAGTCGATGCGACGATGAACAAATCGCAAGGCGCATTAATTTTCGGCTACCCGCGCACCACCGTCGCACGCATCTTGCCGATGGCCCTGTATTTCGTGTTCCTGGCCGCCTCGCCGTGGTTGAGCAAGGCCTTGGCGCTCGACGCGTGGGCATCGAACTGGCTCTATGGCGCGAAGGTGGCGACTGTCGTGGCCGCGCTGCTGTACTTCGTGCGTGACTACGGCGAATTGCGCGCCTGGCGCTTGCCGGCCGCTACCTGGCTGCTGTCGCTCGCTACCGGCCTGGTCGTGTTCGGTCTGTGGATCGTGCTGGTGGACGGCTGGATGGTCATGGGGGAGATGCCCGGTTATCGCCCACTTGCCGCCGATGGCTCGCTTGACTGGGCGCAGGTCGCGGTGCGATGGTTCGGCGCCGCGCTGGTGGTGCCGGTCATGGAGGAGCTGTTCTGGCGCTCCTTCCTGCTGCGCTGGCTGTCGAGCCCGGCTTTCCTGCAGGTCGACCCACGCCGGGGCGACGCACGCGCGTTCTGGATCACCGCCGTACTGTTCGGTGTGGAACACCAGCAATGGCTGGCCGGTATCGTCGCCGGTGTCGCCTACAACTGGCTGTATCGCCGCACCGGCTCGTTGTGGGCGCCGATCGTGGCGCATGCCGTGACCAACGGTGTGCTCGGCTGGTGGGTGGTCAGCCAGGGGGCCTGGCAGTTCTGGTAATGCCTGCCGCCGCGCCTGATACGGCTATCCTCACGCCCCGTGCCGAGGCGCATGGGGCGCCGCGCGAGTGTGATCCCACTTCGCCCAATATTGATGTTTGAGATTGATATGACTCCAAGACTCCTTCCGTGGCTCGTCCTCTCTGCCTTGTCTGCCCTCAGCGGCTCGGCGTGGGCGTTTGCCGACGACAACAATACCGTGACGACCTATGTGCAGGCCGGCTACCAGCGTGACAGCAACCTGCTGCGCCGTGACTCGGCGTCCGGCGAAGAGGCGGACAAGATTCGCATCCTGGCGGCCGGCGTGCAGCTCAAGCTGCCGGTCAGCCTGCAGACGTTTACCGCCGGCCTCGATGTGCAGGACGTGCGTTTCGACCGCTTCACCGACCTCAATTACCGCAGTCACCGAGCATCTGCCGGCTGGGACTGGCGCCTGACGCCCGACATCGGCGGCAAGCTCGGGTGGGCCGACGAACGCCAGCCGGTGCAGCTCAAGTATCTGGATCAGAAGCTGCTCGACGAGACCAAGGACAGGCGGCTCAATGCCAGCGTGTTCTACCGCTTCCAGCCCGAATGGCAGGTCGAGGCCGGGGCCGACGATGGCCGGACGACCCACACGCTGCAAGCCCGCCAATACCTCGATAACGATAGCCGTGGCTATTCGGCCGGCCTGCGCTACCTGCCGACGACGGGCAGCTCGGTCGCGCTGGTGGCCAAGCGCAGCACGGCGGACTACCCCAATCGCGAAGTACCGGTGGTGCCGCCCACCATCACCCTGCCGTTCTTCCTGGTCGACAACGGCTACACGCAGCGCGACCTGCGCCTGACCGCCGACTGGCGCGCGAGCGAGACGGCCACCGTGTCGGCCTATGCTGGCCAGACCAAGCGCGAACACCACCAGTTGAACGGTCGCGACTTCAGTGGCGCAACCGGCCGCCTGGCGCTGGATTGGCTGCTTAGCGGCAAGCTGCGCTTCGTTACCGGCACCTGGCGCGAGATCGGCGGCGACGAGCAGTCGGCCTTTTCAAGCTACGCGATCCGCCGTGGCTGGAATGTCGAGCCGACCTGGTATGTGACGCCCAAGGTTCAGGCCAAGCTCAGTTGGCGCCAGGAGCGGCTGCAGTACGCGGGCGCGCCGGCGACGGCTGTCGGCGTGGAGCAGCGTAGCGATAAGGAAAAAATGCTGAGCGTGTCGGCCGATTATGAGGTGCTGACCAATGTCGTGCTGTCCCTGTCCCACTCGCGCGAGAAGCGCGAATCCAACCAGGCGGTGGAAAACTACCGGGACCGGATGACGTCGCTGTTCGTCAAGGCCTCCTTCTGACCCTGACTGTCTGCGCAAAAACAAAAGGGGCACCATGCCCCTTTTGTTTTTCTGGTGTGCAGGCGGGCCGCTCAGGTTCTCAGCACGTCGAGCAGCTCCTTCTCGACCTGCACCAGGCGTTTGCTGTCGCTCAACGCCGGACCGGTGACGAGGAAGGTGTCTTCCGCGCGCTCGCCAAGCGTGCTGATCTTCGCCGAATGGATGCTGATCTGCCAGGCGCTGAGTATGCTGGTGATGCGCGACAGCAGCCCCGGACGGTCGCCGGCGATGATCGACATGACGTAGTAGTTCTGCTTGTCGTCGGTGCGGATGTTGACCTGTGGCGCCAGCGGGAAGTACTTGAGCTGTCGGCTCAGCCGTCCCGTCATCGGCGGCTCGACCGGTGTCTGCTGCTTGAGGCGGTGTGTAAGCTCGAACTCGAGCAGGGCGATCAGGTCGCGGTAATGCTCTTCGCTGTTCTCGGGGATGAAGACGTAGAAGCTGTCGAGCGCATAGCCGTGGCGCGTGGTGTAGATCTTGGCCTCGCCGATGCTGTAACGCGAGCGCTCGAAGAACGAACACAGGCGCGCGAACAGCTGTGCCTGATCCTTGACGTAGACCAGCACCTGCAGGCCCGCGCCGTCGTCCGACAGCTTGGCCTTGACTACCGGCTCGTCGGTCTCCGGTCGCCAGTACAGCGCCCGGGTGTGCCAGGCGATCTCGCGCGCGTCGTGGCGCATGAAGTAGACCGTGTCGAGCTGCTTCCACAGCGTCTTGTGTGCGTCGTCGCCGAGCCCGTAGTAGCGCAGCAGCGCCTGGGCCTCGGCCTGGCGTTCCTCCAGGTAGGTGACGAGGCTGTATTGCCCGGCGGACAGTCGGCGGCTCGTGGCGTGGAACAGGTCCTCCAGCAGCTTGGCTTTCCAGTTGTTCCACACCTTGGGGCTGGTGCCGCGGATGTCGCCGACGGTCACCAGGTAGAGCGCGGTCAGGTGGCGCTGGTCGACGACCAGCTTGGCGAAGTTCTCGATCACTTCGGGGTCATATACGTCCTGCTTCTGTGCGACCGAGGACATCGTCAGGTGGTGCTCCACCAGCCATGATACGAGCGCGCAGTCTTCTTCCGGCAGCTGGTGCTGCTGACAGAACTCATAAGCATCGACCTTGCCGAGCGCCGAGTGGTCGCCGCCCCGACCCTTGCCGATGTCGTGGAACAGCCCGGCCAGATAGAGCAGCTCTGGCTTCTTGAAGTCCTCGATCAGCTTGGAGCAGAGCGGGTATTCGTGGGTGAATTCGGGCACGGCGAAGCGGCGCAGATTGCGCACCACCAT
The Chitinivorax sp. PXF-14 genome window above contains:
- a CDS encoding undecaprenyl-phosphate glucose phosphotransferase; its protein translation is MAVVCWVGAAKIFGQPLGSDDFVACLLMFLLTFPGRWTNKVDVGAIIDLYANWLFVAGLLVLLGVATDYIHNFEPRAIMLWGGATPLIMAMAYQIVGQVFDWVYQDESSVARAVVVGYNETGRRLAGNFEGDSSLGMRLLGVFDDRSVERLGETPPVPMLGGLGNVASYVKEHQVSRIYIALPMASQPRILKLLDDLRDTTASIYFVPDYFVFDLIQARLDRVKDIPVVAVCETPFYGMNQFLKRCSDILLSSLILLGISPIMLLTALAIKLESKGPVFFNQRRYGLDGRDIMVYKFRSMSVMEDGDQVYKQVTRNDSRVTRVGAFIRKTSIDELPQFLNVLQGRMSIVGPRPHAVAVNEQYRKLIPGYMVRHKVKPGITGWAQVNGYRGGDDLEHMTKRVEFDLEYLRNWSLRLDIAIIMRTVLLVFKDARAY
- a CDS encoding CAAX prenyl protease-related protein, which translates into the protein MNKSQGALIFGYPRTTVARILPMALYFVFLAASPWLSKALALDAWASNWLYGAKVATVVAALLYFVRDYGELRAWRLPAATWLLSLATGLVVFGLWIVLVDGWMVMGEMPGYRPLAADGSLDWAQVAVRWFGAALVVPVMEELFWRSFLLRWLSSPAFLQVDPRRGDARAFWITAVLFGVEHQQWLAGIVAGVAYNWLYRRTGSLWAPIVAHAVTNGVLGWWVVSQGAWQFW
- a CDS encoding glycosyltransferase family 4 protein, whose product is MKIAIVHDWLTGVGGGERVLEQMLECFPDADVFTLIDVLEEKDRWIVKNKPVKTSFIQHLPFAKRLYRNYLMFMPLAIEQLDVTQYDVVLSSCHAVSKGVMTGPNQVHVSYVHSPIRYAWDLQHQYLQEAGLTRGLKSWIARKMLHYIRMWDYRTGSGVDNYIANSRFIGRRIKKVYGRDSEVIYPPVDTSAFTLKEQKEDFYLTASRMVPYKKIPLIVEAFSKMPDKKLVVIGAGPEFDQVKAVAGPNVSVLGYQPFEVLKDHMQRAKAFVFAAEEDFGITPVEALACGTPVIAYGKGGVTESVRGLGADKPTGVFFPEQTIDAIVEAIAVFEREGASILPANCRERALLFSPEVFRRQLVEKVNMAIEARQKEILAE
- a CDS encoding UDP-glucose/GDP-mannose dehydrogenase family protein → MKITIVGTGYVGLVTGTCLADVGNDVLCLDVDPKKIETLNNGGIPIYEPGLEELVKRNAAAGRLRFTTNVEEAVAHGTIQFIAVGTPPDEDGSADLQYVVAAARNIGRYMNEYKVVVDKSTVPVGTADKVQAAIQDELDKRGLRQSFSVVSNPEFLKEGAAVEDFMRPDRIVVGAEDNTARDLMRSIYAPFQRNHERLIFMDVRSAELTKYAANAMLATRISFMNELANLSEKLGADIELVRQGIGSDPRIGFHFLYPGAGYGGSCFPKDVQALQRTATDYGMNLEVLEAVERANERQKSVLIDKVVKRFGEDLAGRRFGLWGLAFKPNTDDMREAPSRVIIDELVKRGATVVAYDPVAIHEARRAIGELAGLHYADSPAKAIEGADALVIVTEWKEFRSPDFDRIRGTLKQPVIIDGRNLYAPDVMAKAGFEYYPIGRQQVSALQ
- the galE gene encoding UDP-glucose 4-epimerase GalE, coding for MNVLIIGGAGYIGSHMVALLAEHGADVTTFDNLSSGYRDSVIAGEFVHGDLADPYAIDAVLARKRFDAVMHFASYIQVGESVRNPAIYYRNNVANTLNLLQSMVAHDVKRFIFSSTAAVFGVPQTDLIDEEHVKAPINPYGASKLMVERMLADFDVAYGLKSVALRYFNAAGADPQARIGERHEPETHLIPLVLQAASGYRPNISVFGRDYQTADGTCIRDYIHVRDLADAHRLAIEHLLHTGSSEQFNLGNGNGYSVAEVIEVARRVTGRTIEVVDGPRREGDPAKLVANSTKAKAVLGWNPQFADLETIVKHAWAWEQRQLEARKG